One window of Triticum dicoccoides isolate Atlit2015 ecotype Zavitan chromosome 5A, WEW_v2.0, whole genome shotgun sequence genomic DNA carries:
- the LOC119300255 gene encoding uncharacterized protein LOC119300255 — protein sequence MLEPADEELQTAEAESLRGLPPFAEYSRRLFLTDDLTTGILQLAEDHYIVADLNVYPKRKGNGMRAVLRVFNSETGKWKIIPKLDPGNGGQFPELWSTDNVLAFDGCFLCWVDYFAVSCYTRYVNIASDLFVYTAAGPSPSVQQLPRYTKDRKRPFLMDKFATGILQLAPDCYIVADLNVYPKKSDTGNHPMLVELCIFNSEKGQWGTICNRPAPRPHDQSNVRFPFLWSTDDVLALDGRFLCWVDYFSGVLISDFSDTCSPVLHFVPFPGGKEYRNDVRVERYFPERFQSVSVSQGMLRFVHIDNDFHERIHGGHRHLLERRLGQHPRQKITIWNLNMMSKFKWELHRVIYLDSVWGSSGYQELHIPCRLPEFPIISADDPDVVCCLLREEEFHGEAWMIMVDMKQAHVQSCTPYINQQSCYAKSVDVDVQARKSRFANVPLLPAVFSRHLERPTGMLWNNDKLAPHPSKKSKFAR from the exons ggTCTCCCTCCCTTCGCCGAGTACAGTAGAAGGCTGTTCCTGACGGATGACCTCACCACAGGCATCCTGCAGCTCGCGGAGGACCACTACATTGTTGCCGACCTCAATGTCTACCCCAAAAGAAAGGGCAATGGCATGCGTGCCGTACTCCGCGTCTTCAACTCCGAGACTGGAAAGTGGAAAATCATCCCCAAATTGGACCCGGGCAATGGCGGCCAGTTCCCCGAACTCTGGTCAACCGACAATGTGCTCGCTTTCGATGGCTGTTTCCTGTGCTGGGTCGACTACTTCGCGGTGTCCTGCTAT ACTCGCTACGTCAACATCGCGTCAGATCTGTTCGTCTACACGGCCGCCGGTCCTTCCCCCTCGGTGCAGCAGCTCCCTCGGTACACCAAGGACAGGAAAAGGCCGTTCCTGATGGATAAATTCGCCACAGGCATCCTGCAGCTCGCGCCGGACTGCTACATTGTTGCCGACCTTAATGTCTACCCCAAAAAAAGCGACACTGGCAATCATCCCATGCTTGTTGAACTCTGCATCTTCAACTCCGAGAAAGGACAATGGGGAACCATCTGCAACAGGCCTGCCCCGCGGCCGCATGACCAGAGCAATGTCCGGTTCCCCTTCCTGTGGTCAACTGACGATGTGCTCGCTCTTGATGGTCGTTTTCTGTGCTGGGTAGACTACTTCAGTGGTGTCCTAATATCTGACTTCTCCGATACATGCTCCCCTGTGCTTCACTTCGTGCCTTTCCCCGGGGGAAAAGAGTACCGTAATGACGTACGGGTTGAAAGATACTTCCCCGAGAGATTCCAAAGTGTGTCCGTCAGCCAAGGCATGCTGCGCTTTGTCCACATTGACAATGACTTCCATGAGAGAATCCATGGTGGccatcgtcaccttcttgagagAAGACTAGGGCAGCACCCTCGCCAAAAGATCACCATTTGGAATTTGAACATGATGTCCAAGTTCAAGTGGGAGCTCCATCGTGTGATCTACCTGGATTCTGTCTGGGGTAGCTCTGGTTACCAGGAGCTGCACATACCTTGCCGTCTTCCTGAGTTCCCAATCATCAGTGCGGATGACCCGGATGTTGTATGCTGCCTTTTAAGGGAGGAGGAATTTCACGGTGAGGCGTGGATGATCATGGTTGACATGAAACAGGCACATGTTCAGTCATGTACTCCATATATCAATCAACAGTCCTGCTATGCTAAGTCTGTGGATGTGGATGTGCAAGCTCGCAAAAGCCGTTTTGCTAATGTGCCCCTACTTCCAGCTGTCTTCTCCAGACACCTTGAAAGGCCAACAG GGATGCTATGGAACAACGACAAGCTTGCACCTCATCCTTCAAAGAAGAGTAAGTTTGCAAGGTAA